In Lycium ferocissimum isolate CSIRO_LF1 chromosome 11, AGI_CSIRO_Lferr_CH_V1, whole genome shotgun sequence, a single genomic region encodes these proteins:
- the LOC132036873 gene encoding sphingosine kinase 2-like isoform X5, producing MLHKQTVTLIHCKIYMGVVTNASAAPLTLKAEDVTAVPVGVNGVITPLTLTEEGRPKKLFVFVNPYGGKKSASKIFIDSVKPLLDDANIDYTVQETKHQLHAKEVAKSLDILRYDGVVCVSGDGILVEVVNGLLEREDWDSAIKMPLGVVPAGTGNGMAKSLLDAVGQSCTASNATLAIIRGHKQSLDVATISQGQNRFFSVLMLAWGLIADIDIESEKYRWMGSARIDYYAIQRIFRLRRYNGCIKFVAAPGYETYGEPANLEGEINGEVKSNFVQHKGYSGPALHIKDFNRKIEGPFLSVWLHNVPWGGEDALAAPDARLSDGYLDLVVIKDCPKLTLLSLMTEINKGGHVRSPHVLYFKVKAFVLEPGTQLDDPAKEGIIDVDGEVLARGKGTYKSHHKPLMTYDKIHIKVDQGLATVFSPSSI from the exons atgcTCCACAAACAAACAGTGACTCTAATCCACTGCAAAATATATATGGGTGTTGTTACAAATGCCAGTGCTGCTCCGTTAACTTTAAAGGCTGAAG ATGTCACTGCTGTTCCGGTTGGAGTTAACGGAGTTATAACTCCGTTAACTTTAACGGAGGAAG GTCGGCCTAAGAAACTTTTTGTCTTTGTGAATCCTTATGGCGGAAAGAAATCTGCATCAAAGATTTTTATTGACAGTGTAAAGCCACTACTTGATGATGCAAATATTGACTATACAGTGCAAG AAACTAAACATCAGCTACATGCAAAGGAAGTTGCTAAATCATTGGATATTCTGAGATATGATGGAGTTGTTTGTGTCAGTGGGGATGGAATTTTGGTTGAG GTTGTTAATGGATTACTTGAAAGGGAGGATTGGGATTCTGCAATAAAGATGCCTCTTGGAGTAGTACCTGCAG GCACTGGAAATGGCATGGCGAAGTCTCTTCTAGATGCTGTTGGCCAATCTTGTACTGCATCCAATGCAACACTTGCTATTATTAGAG GGCACAAGCAATCACTAGATGTAGCTACTATTTCACAGGGGCAGAACAGATTTTTCAGTGTGTTGATGCTCGCCTGGG gTCTTATAGCTGATATTGATATCGAGTCTGAGAAGTATAGATGGATGGGTAGTGCTCGAATAGATTATTAC GCAATACAACGAATATTCCGCCTTAGGAGGTACAATGGTTGTATAAAATTTGTGGCTGCACCAGGTTATGAGACTTATGGAGAACCAGCCAACTTGGAAGGTGAAATTAATGGCGAAGTTAAATCGAATTTCGTTCAGCACAAGGGATATTCTGGTCCTGCTTTGCACATAAAGGATTTCAACCGAAAGATTGAGGGGCCTTTTTTATCAGTCTGGCTTCATAATGTACCTTGGGGAGGCGAAGATGCTCTGGCAGCACCTGACGCCAGG CTTTCAGATGGTTACTTGGACTTGGTCGTGATAAAGGACTGCCCAAAGTTGACGTTGCTATCGTTGATGACCGAGATAAACAAAGGCGGTCATGTTAGATCACCACATGTCTTGTACTTCAAG GTTAAAGCTTTTGTTCTGGAGCCTGGTACACAGTTAGATGATCCAGCCAAAGAAGGGATTATAGATGTAGATGGTGAGGTTCTTGCAAGAGGTAAAGGAACTTACAAGTCACATCACAAGCCATTGATGACATATGACAAGATCCATATAAAAGTAGATCAAGGCTTGGCTACTGTATTTTCTCCTAGTTCCATTTGA
- the LOC132036873 gene encoding sphingosine kinase 2-like isoform X1, translating to MLHKQTVTLIHCKIYMGVVTNASAAPLTLKAEDVTAVPVGVNGVITPLTLTEEGKLLWQENYLSIEKEVLGFSIEGKKIIFKAVEENNGGGICCGGNTGVTVRRRSFIFELVSEDSMRIWSQKIQEYIDSLGRPKKLFVFVNPYGGKKSASKIFIDSVKPLLDDANIDYTVQETKHQLHAKEVAKSLDILRYDGVVCVSGDGILVEVVNGLLEREDWDSAIKMPLGVVPAGTGNGMAKSLLDAVGQSCTASNATLAIIRGHKQSLDVATISQGQNRFFSVLMLAWGLIADIDIESEKYRWMGSARIDYYAIQRIFRLRRYNGCIKFVAAPGYETYGEPANLEGEINGEVKSNFVQHKGYSGPALHIKDFNRKIEGPFLSVWLHNVPWGGEDALAAPDARLSDGYLDLVVIKDCPKLTLLSLMTEINKGGHVRSPHVLYFKVKAFVLEPGTQLDDPAKEGIIDVDGEVLARGKGTYKSHHKPLMTYDKIHIKVDQGLATVFSPSSI from the exons atgcTCCACAAACAAACAGTGACTCTAATCCACTGCAAAATATATATGGGTGTTGTTACAAATGCCAGTGCTGCTCCGTTAACTTTAAAGGCTGAAG ATGTCACTGCTGTTCCGGTTGGAGTTAACGGAGTTATAACTCCGTTAACTTTAACGGAGGAAGGTAAACTCCTTTGGCAGGAAAATTACttatcaattgaaaaagaaGTTCTTGGATTTTCAATTGAAGGTAAAAAGATTATATTTAAAGCTGTTGAAGAGAATAATGGAGGTGGAATTTGCTGTGGTGGGAACACAGGAGTTACTGTGAGGAGGAGGAGTTTTATTTTTGAGTTGGTATCTGAGGATTCTATGAGAATTTGGAGTCAAAAAATTCAGGAGTACATTGATTCACTTG GTCGGCCTAAGAAACTTTTTGTCTTTGTGAATCCTTATGGCGGAAAGAAATCTGCATCAAAGATTTTTATTGACAGTGTAAAGCCACTACTTGATGATGCAAATATTGACTATACAGTGCAAG AAACTAAACATCAGCTACATGCAAAGGAAGTTGCTAAATCATTGGATATTCTGAGATATGATGGAGTTGTTTGTGTCAGTGGGGATGGAATTTTGGTTGAG GTTGTTAATGGATTACTTGAAAGGGAGGATTGGGATTCTGCAATAAAGATGCCTCTTGGAGTAGTACCTGCAG GCACTGGAAATGGCATGGCGAAGTCTCTTCTAGATGCTGTTGGCCAATCTTGTACTGCATCCAATGCAACACTTGCTATTATTAGAG GGCACAAGCAATCACTAGATGTAGCTACTATTTCACAGGGGCAGAACAGATTTTTCAGTGTGTTGATGCTCGCCTGGG gTCTTATAGCTGATATTGATATCGAGTCTGAGAAGTATAGATGGATGGGTAGTGCTCGAATAGATTATTAC GCAATACAACGAATATTCCGCCTTAGGAGGTACAATGGTTGTATAAAATTTGTGGCTGCACCAGGTTATGAGACTTATGGAGAACCAGCCAACTTGGAAGGTGAAATTAATGGCGAAGTTAAATCGAATTTCGTTCAGCACAAGGGATATTCTGGTCCTGCTTTGCACATAAAGGATTTCAACCGAAAGATTGAGGGGCCTTTTTTATCAGTCTGGCTTCATAATGTACCTTGGGGAGGCGAAGATGCTCTGGCAGCACCTGACGCCAGG CTTTCAGATGGTTACTTGGACTTGGTCGTGATAAAGGACTGCCCAAAGTTGACGTTGCTATCGTTGATGACCGAGATAAACAAAGGCGGTCATGTTAGATCACCACATGTCTTGTACTTCAAG GTTAAAGCTTTTGTTCTGGAGCCTGGTACACAGTTAGATGATCCAGCCAAAGAAGGGATTATAGATGTAGATGGTGAGGTTCTTGCAAGAGGTAAAGGAACTTACAAGTCACATCACAAGCCATTGATGACATATGACAAGATCCATATAAAAGTAGATCAAGGCTTGGCTACTGTATTTTCTCCTAGTTCCATTTGA
- the LOC132036873 gene encoding sphingosine kinase 1-like isoform X3: MLHKQTVTLIHCKIYMGVVTNASAAPLTLKAEDVTAVPVGVNGVITPLTLTEEGVTVRRRSFIFELVSEDSMRIWSQKIQEYIDSLGRPKKLFVFVNPYGGKKSASKIFIDSVKPLLDDANIDYTVQETKHQLHAKEVAKSLDILRYDGVVCVSGDGILVEVVNGLLEREDWDSAIKMPLGVVPAGTGNGMAKSLLDAVGQSCTASNATLAIIRGHKQSLDVATISQGQNRFFSVLMLAWGLIADIDIESEKYRWMGSARIDYYAIQRIFRLRRYNGCIKFVAAPGYETYGEPANLEGEINGEVKSNFVQHKGYSGPALHIKDFNRKIEGPFLSVWLHNVPWGGEDALAAPDARLSDGYLDLVVIKDCPKLTLLSLMTEINKGGHVRSPHVLYFKVKAFVLEPGTQLDDPAKEGIIDVDGEVLARGKGTYKSHHKPLMTYDKIHIKVDQGLATVFSPSSI, encoded by the exons atgcTCCACAAACAAACAGTGACTCTAATCCACTGCAAAATATATATGGGTGTTGTTACAAATGCCAGTGCTGCTCCGTTAACTTTAAAGGCTGAAG ATGTCACTGCTGTTCCGGTTGGAGTTAACGGAGTTATAACTCCGTTAACTTTAACGGAGGAAG GAGTTACTGTGAGGAGGAGGAGTTTTATTTTTGAGTTGGTATCTGAGGATTCTATGAGAATTTGGAGTCAAAAAATTCAGGAGTACATTGATTCACTTG GTCGGCCTAAGAAACTTTTTGTCTTTGTGAATCCTTATGGCGGAAAGAAATCTGCATCAAAGATTTTTATTGACAGTGTAAAGCCACTACTTGATGATGCAAATATTGACTATACAGTGCAAG AAACTAAACATCAGCTACATGCAAAGGAAGTTGCTAAATCATTGGATATTCTGAGATATGATGGAGTTGTTTGTGTCAGTGGGGATGGAATTTTGGTTGAG GTTGTTAATGGATTACTTGAAAGGGAGGATTGGGATTCTGCAATAAAGATGCCTCTTGGAGTAGTACCTGCAG GCACTGGAAATGGCATGGCGAAGTCTCTTCTAGATGCTGTTGGCCAATCTTGTACTGCATCCAATGCAACACTTGCTATTATTAGAG GGCACAAGCAATCACTAGATGTAGCTACTATTTCACAGGGGCAGAACAGATTTTTCAGTGTGTTGATGCTCGCCTGGG gTCTTATAGCTGATATTGATATCGAGTCTGAGAAGTATAGATGGATGGGTAGTGCTCGAATAGATTATTAC GCAATACAACGAATATTCCGCCTTAGGAGGTACAATGGTTGTATAAAATTTGTGGCTGCACCAGGTTATGAGACTTATGGAGAACCAGCCAACTTGGAAGGTGAAATTAATGGCGAAGTTAAATCGAATTTCGTTCAGCACAAGGGATATTCTGGTCCTGCTTTGCACATAAAGGATTTCAACCGAAAGATTGAGGGGCCTTTTTTATCAGTCTGGCTTCATAATGTACCTTGGGGAGGCGAAGATGCTCTGGCAGCACCTGACGCCAGG CTTTCAGATGGTTACTTGGACTTGGTCGTGATAAAGGACTGCCCAAAGTTGACGTTGCTATCGTTGATGACCGAGATAAACAAAGGCGGTCATGTTAGATCACCACATGTCTTGTACTTCAAG GTTAAAGCTTTTGTTCTGGAGCCTGGTACACAGTTAGATGATCCAGCCAAAGAAGGGATTATAGATGTAGATGGTGAGGTTCTTGCAAGAGGTAAAGGAACTTACAAGTCACATCACAAGCCATTGATGACATATGACAAGATCCATATAAAAGTAGATCAAGGCTTGGCTACTGTATTTTCTCCTAGTTCCATTTGA
- the LOC132036873 gene encoding sphingosine kinase 2-like isoform X6, protein MLHKQTVTLIHCKIYMGVVTNASAAPLTLKAEGRPKKLFVFVNPYGGKKSASKIFIDSVKPLLDDANIDYTVQETKHQLHAKEVAKSLDILRYDGVVCVSGDGILVEVVNGLLEREDWDSAIKMPLGVVPAGTGNGMAKSLLDAVGQSCTASNATLAIIRGHKQSLDVATISQGQNRFFSVLMLAWGLIADIDIESEKYRWMGSARIDYYAIQRIFRLRRYNGCIKFVAAPGYETYGEPANLEGEINGEVKSNFVQHKGYSGPALHIKDFNRKIEGPFLSVWLHNVPWGGEDALAAPDARLSDGYLDLVVIKDCPKLTLLSLMTEINKGGHVRSPHVLYFKVKAFVLEPGTQLDDPAKEGIIDVDGEVLARGKGTYKSHHKPLMTYDKIHIKVDQGLATVFSPSSI, encoded by the exons atgcTCCACAAACAAACAGTGACTCTAATCCACTGCAAAATATATATGGGTGTTGTTACAAATGCCAGTGCTGCTCCGTTAACTTTAAAGGCTGAAG GTCGGCCTAAGAAACTTTTTGTCTTTGTGAATCCTTATGGCGGAAAGAAATCTGCATCAAAGATTTTTATTGACAGTGTAAAGCCACTACTTGATGATGCAAATATTGACTATACAGTGCAAG AAACTAAACATCAGCTACATGCAAAGGAAGTTGCTAAATCATTGGATATTCTGAGATATGATGGAGTTGTTTGTGTCAGTGGGGATGGAATTTTGGTTGAG GTTGTTAATGGATTACTTGAAAGGGAGGATTGGGATTCTGCAATAAAGATGCCTCTTGGAGTAGTACCTGCAG GCACTGGAAATGGCATGGCGAAGTCTCTTCTAGATGCTGTTGGCCAATCTTGTACTGCATCCAATGCAACACTTGCTATTATTAGAG GGCACAAGCAATCACTAGATGTAGCTACTATTTCACAGGGGCAGAACAGATTTTTCAGTGTGTTGATGCTCGCCTGGG gTCTTATAGCTGATATTGATATCGAGTCTGAGAAGTATAGATGGATGGGTAGTGCTCGAATAGATTATTAC GCAATACAACGAATATTCCGCCTTAGGAGGTACAATGGTTGTATAAAATTTGTGGCTGCACCAGGTTATGAGACTTATGGAGAACCAGCCAACTTGGAAGGTGAAATTAATGGCGAAGTTAAATCGAATTTCGTTCAGCACAAGGGATATTCTGGTCCTGCTTTGCACATAAAGGATTTCAACCGAAAGATTGAGGGGCCTTTTTTATCAGTCTGGCTTCATAATGTACCTTGGGGAGGCGAAGATGCTCTGGCAGCACCTGACGCCAGG CTTTCAGATGGTTACTTGGACTTGGTCGTGATAAAGGACTGCCCAAAGTTGACGTTGCTATCGTTGATGACCGAGATAAACAAAGGCGGTCATGTTAGATCACCACATGTCTTGTACTTCAAG GTTAAAGCTTTTGTTCTGGAGCCTGGTACACAGTTAGATGATCCAGCCAAAGAAGGGATTATAGATGTAGATGGTGAGGTTCTTGCAAGAGGTAAAGGAACTTACAAGTCACATCACAAGCCATTGATGACATATGACAAGATCCATATAAAAGTAGATCAAGGCTTGGCTACTGTATTTTCTCCTAGTTCCATTTGA
- the LOC132036873 gene encoding sphingosine kinase 2-like isoform X7: protein MPLGVVPAGTGNGMAKSLLDAVGQSCTASNATLAIIRGHKQSLDVATISQGQNRFFSVLMLAWGLIADIDIESEKYRWMGSARIDYYAIQRIFRLRRYNGCIKFVAAPGYETYGEPANLEGEINGEVKSNFVQHKGYSGPALHIKDFNRKIEGPFLSVWLHNVPWGGEDALAAPDARLSDGYLDLVVIKDCPKLTLLSLMTEINKGGHVRSPHVLYFKVKAFVLEPGTQLDDPAKEGIIDVDGEVLARGKGTYKSHHKPLMTYDKIHIKVDQGLATVFSPSSI, encoded by the exons ATGCCTCTTGGAGTAGTACCTGCAG GCACTGGAAATGGCATGGCGAAGTCTCTTCTAGATGCTGTTGGCCAATCTTGTACTGCATCCAATGCAACACTTGCTATTATTAGAG GGCACAAGCAATCACTAGATGTAGCTACTATTTCACAGGGGCAGAACAGATTTTTCAGTGTGTTGATGCTCGCCTGGG gTCTTATAGCTGATATTGATATCGAGTCTGAGAAGTATAGATGGATGGGTAGTGCTCGAATAGATTATTAC GCAATACAACGAATATTCCGCCTTAGGAGGTACAATGGTTGTATAAAATTTGTGGCTGCACCAGGTTATGAGACTTATGGAGAACCAGCCAACTTGGAAGGTGAAATTAATGGCGAAGTTAAATCGAATTTCGTTCAGCACAAGGGATATTCTGGTCCTGCTTTGCACATAAAGGATTTCAACCGAAAGATTGAGGGGCCTTTTTTATCAGTCTGGCTTCATAATGTACCTTGGGGAGGCGAAGATGCTCTGGCAGCACCTGACGCCAGG CTTTCAGATGGTTACTTGGACTTGGTCGTGATAAAGGACTGCCCAAAGTTGACGTTGCTATCGTTGATGACCGAGATAAACAAAGGCGGTCATGTTAGATCACCACATGTCTTGTACTTCAAG GTTAAAGCTTTTGTTCTGGAGCCTGGTACACAGTTAGATGATCCAGCCAAAGAAGGGATTATAGATGTAGATGGTGAGGTTCTTGCAAGAGGTAAAGGAACTTACAAGTCACATCACAAGCCATTGATGACATATGACAAGATCCATATAAAAGTAGATCAAGGCTTGGCTACTGTATTTTCTCCTAGTTCCATTTGA
- the LOC132036873 gene encoding sphingosine kinase 2-like isoform X2, translating to MLHKQTVTLIHCKIYMGVVTNASAAPLTLKAEDVTAVPVGVNGVITPLTLTEEGKLLWQENYLSIEKEVLGFSIEGKKIIFKAVEENNGGGICCGGNTGVTVRRRSFIFELVSEDSMRIWSQKIQEYIDSLETKHQLHAKEVAKSLDILRYDGVVCVSGDGILVEVVNGLLEREDWDSAIKMPLGVVPAGTGNGMAKSLLDAVGQSCTASNATLAIIRGHKQSLDVATISQGQNRFFSVLMLAWGLIADIDIESEKYRWMGSARIDYYAIQRIFRLRRYNGCIKFVAAPGYETYGEPANLEGEINGEVKSNFVQHKGYSGPALHIKDFNRKIEGPFLSVWLHNVPWGGEDALAAPDARLSDGYLDLVVIKDCPKLTLLSLMTEINKGGHVRSPHVLYFKVKAFVLEPGTQLDDPAKEGIIDVDGEVLARGKGTYKSHHKPLMTYDKIHIKVDQGLATVFSPSSI from the exons atgcTCCACAAACAAACAGTGACTCTAATCCACTGCAAAATATATATGGGTGTTGTTACAAATGCCAGTGCTGCTCCGTTAACTTTAAAGGCTGAAG ATGTCACTGCTGTTCCGGTTGGAGTTAACGGAGTTATAACTCCGTTAACTTTAACGGAGGAAGGTAAACTCCTTTGGCAGGAAAATTACttatcaattgaaaaagaaGTTCTTGGATTTTCAATTGAAGGTAAAAAGATTATATTTAAAGCTGTTGAAGAGAATAATGGAGGTGGAATTTGCTGTGGTGGGAACACAGGAGTTACTGTGAGGAGGAGGAGTTTTATTTTTGAGTTGGTATCTGAGGATTCTATGAGAATTTGGAGTCAAAAAATTCAGGAGTACATTGATTCACTTG AAACTAAACATCAGCTACATGCAAAGGAAGTTGCTAAATCATTGGATATTCTGAGATATGATGGAGTTGTTTGTGTCAGTGGGGATGGAATTTTGGTTGAG GTTGTTAATGGATTACTTGAAAGGGAGGATTGGGATTCTGCAATAAAGATGCCTCTTGGAGTAGTACCTGCAG GCACTGGAAATGGCATGGCGAAGTCTCTTCTAGATGCTGTTGGCCAATCTTGTACTGCATCCAATGCAACACTTGCTATTATTAGAG GGCACAAGCAATCACTAGATGTAGCTACTATTTCACAGGGGCAGAACAGATTTTTCAGTGTGTTGATGCTCGCCTGGG gTCTTATAGCTGATATTGATATCGAGTCTGAGAAGTATAGATGGATGGGTAGTGCTCGAATAGATTATTAC GCAATACAACGAATATTCCGCCTTAGGAGGTACAATGGTTGTATAAAATTTGTGGCTGCACCAGGTTATGAGACTTATGGAGAACCAGCCAACTTGGAAGGTGAAATTAATGGCGAAGTTAAATCGAATTTCGTTCAGCACAAGGGATATTCTGGTCCTGCTTTGCACATAAAGGATTTCAACCGAAAGATTGAGGGGCCTTTTTTATCAGTCTGGCTTCATAATGTACCTTGGGGAGGCGAAGATGCTCTGGCAGCACCTGACGCCAGG CTTTCAGATGGTTACTTGGACTTGGTCGTGATAAAGGACTGCCCAAAGTTGACGTTGCTATCGTTGATGACCGAGATAAACAAAGGCGGTCATGTTAGATCACCACATGTCTTGTACTTCAAG GTTAAAGCTTTTGTTCTGGAGCCTGGTACACAGTTAGATGATCCAGCCAAAGAAGGGATTATAGATGTAGATGGTGAGGTTCTTGCAAGAGGTAAAGGAACTTACAAGTCACATCACAAGCCATTGATGACATATGACAAGATCCATATAAAAGTAGATCAAGGCTTGGCTACTGTATTTTCTCCTAGTTCCATTTGA
- the LOC132036873 gene encoding sphingosine kinase 2-like isoform X4 yields the protein MLHKQTVTLIHCKIYMGVVTNASAAPLTLKAEDVTAVPVGVNGVITPLTLTEEGKLLWQENYLSIEKEVLGFSIEGKKIIFKAVEENNGGGICCGGNTGVTVRRRSFIFELVSEDSMRIWSQKIQEYIDSLGRPKKLFVFVNPYGGKKSASKIFIDSVKPLLDDANIDYTVQETKHQLHAKEVAKSLDILRYDGVVCVSGDGILVEVVNGLLEREDWDSAIKMPLGVVPAGTGNGMAKSLLDAVGQSCTASNATLAIIRGHKQSLDVATISQGQNRFFSVLMLAWGLIADIDIESEKYRWMGSARIDYYAIQRIFRLRRYNGCIKFVAAPGYETYGEPANLEGEINGEVKSNFVQHKGYSGPALHIKDFNRKIEGPFLSVWLHNVPWGGEDALAAPDARLSDGYLDLVVIKDCPKLTLLSLMTEINKGGHVRSPHVLYFKIICLH from the exons atgcTCCACAAACAAACAGTGACTCTAATCCACTGCAAAATATATATGGGTGTTGTTACAAATGCCAGTGCTGCTCCGTTAACTTTAAAGGCTGAAG ATGTCACTGCTGTTCCGGTTGGAGTTAACGGAGTTATAACTCCGTTAACTTTAACGGAGGAAGGTAAACTCCTTTGGCAGGAAAATTACttatcaattgaaaaagaaGTTCTTGGATTTTCAATTGAAGGTAAAAAGATTATATTTAAAGCTGTTGAAGAGAATAATGGAGGTGGAATTTGCTGTGGTGGGAACACAGGAGTTACTGTGAGGAGGAGGAGTTTTATTTTTGAGTTGGTATCTGAGGATTCTATGAGAATTTGGAGTCAAAAAATTCAGGAGTACATTGATTCACTTG GTCGGCCTAAGAAACTTTTTGTCTTTGTGAATCCTTATGGCGGAAAGAAATCTGCATCAAAGATTTTTATTGACAGTGTAAAGCCACTACTTGATGATGCAAATATTGACTATACAGTGCAAG AAACTAAACATCAGCTACATGCAAAGGAAGTTGCTAAATCATTGGATATTCTGAGATATGATGGAGTTGTTTGTGTCAGTGGGGATGGAATTTTGGTTGAG GTTGTTAATGGATTACTTGAAAGGGAGGATTGGGATTCTGCAATAAAGATGCCTCTTGGAGTAGTACCTGCAG GCACTGGAAATGGCATGGCGAAGTCTCTTCTAGATGCTGTTGGCCAATCTTGTACTGCATCCAATGCAACACTTGCTATTATTAGAG GGCACAAGCAATCACTAGATGTAGCTACTATTTCACAGGGGCAGAACAGATTTTTCAGTGTGTTGATGCTCGCCTGGG gTCTTATAGCTGATATTGATATCGAGTCTGAGAAGTATAGATGGATGGGTAGTGCTCGAATAGATTATTAC GCAATACAACGAATATTCCGCCTTAGGAGGTACAATGGTTGTATAAAATTTGTGGCTGCACCAGGTTATGAGACTTATGGAGAACCAGCCAACTTGGAAGGTGAAATTAATGGCGAAGTTAAATCGAATTTCGTTCAGCACAAGGGATATTCTGGTCCTGCTTTGCACATAAAGGATTTCAACCGAAAGATTGAGGGGCCTTTTTTATCAGTCTGGCTTCATAATGTACCTTGGGGAGGCGAAGATGCTCTGGCAGCACCTGACGCCAGG CTTTCAGATGGTTACTTGGACTTGGTCGTGATAAAGGACTGCCCAAAGTTGACGTTGCTATCGTTGATGACCGAGATAAACAAAGGCGGTCATGTTAGATCACCACATGTCTTGTACTTCAAG ATAATTTGCTTGCACTGA